A portion of the Saimiri boliviensis isolate mSaiBol1 chromosome 1, mSaiBol1.pri, whole genome shotgun sequence genome contains these proteins:
- the LOC141581554 gene encoding syncytin-1-like, producing MLCILILLLHPRLCPVTKGGLGKPSEDIYTALFGAPCDCKGGTQTNNYATPTYTQVTDCGDKNAYLTYDTNWNGVSSPKWLCVRKPPSIPVINGRPGPCPSECTNNIKSQMHSSCYSSFSQCTQGNNTYFTAILQRTMSTSETNPVTSGLQPHGVLQAGCDGTIGKSVCWNQQAPIHVSDGGGPQDAVRELYVQKQIELVIQSQFPKLSYHPLARSKPRGPDIDAQMLDILSATHQALNISNPSLAQNCWLCLNQGTSMPLAFPVNISSFNASQNNCTPSLPFRVQPMPSQVYPCFFKGAQNNSFDIPVGVANFVNCSSSSNHSEALCPGPGQAFVCGNNLAFTALPANWTGSCVLAALLPDIDIISGDDPVPIPTFDYIAGRQKRAVTLIPLLVGLGVSTAVATGTAGLGVAVQSYTKLSHQLINDVQALSSTINDLQDQLDSLAEVVLQNRRGLDLLTAEQGGICLALQERCCFYANKSGIVRDKIKNLQEDLERRRKALADNPFLTGLNGLLPYLLPFLGPLFAIILFFSFAPWILRRVTVLIRNQLNSLLGKPIQIHYHQLATRDLEYGRL from the coding sequence atgCTCTGCATCCTCATCCTCCTACTGCACCCACGCCTCTGCCCAGTCACAAAGGGAGGACTTGGAAAGCCATCCGAAGACATTTACACTGCCCTCTTTGGAGCGCCATGTGACTGTAAAGGGGGGACTCAGACCAATAATTACGCCACCCCAACTTACACTCAGGTAACAGATTGTGGGGACAAAAATGCCTATCTTACCTATGACACCAATTGGAATGGAGTATCTTCACCTAAGTGGCTTTGTGTGCGCAAGCCTCCTAGTATACCGGTCATTAATGGCCGCCCAGGCCCGTGCCCAAGCGAGTGCACAAACAACATTAAATCCCAGATGCACTCCTCCTGCTATTCTAGTTTCTCACAGTGTACTCAAggcaataatacttattttactgccATTCTACAAAGAACAATGAGCACCTCAGAAACCAATCCTGTCACCAGCGGCCTACAACCTCATGGGGTCCTCCAGGCCGGATGCGATGGCACGATTGGAAAATCGGTTTGTTGGAATCAGCAAGCCCCTATTCACGTCTCCGACGGTGGCGGACCCCAAGATGCTGTGAGAGAGctttatgtacaaaaacaaatagagcttGTTATTCAAAGCCAATTCCCTAAGTTATCCTACCACCCCCTAGCTCGCTCAAAACCAAGAGGACCTGACATTGATGCGCAAATGCTTGACATTCTGtcagccacccaccaggccctcaatatctccaaccccagcctagcccaaaattgctggttatgcttaaatcaaggtacctccatgcccctagccttccctgtcaatatatctagttttaatgcctcacaaaataattgcacccccagcttaccctttagagtccagcccatgccttcccaagtatacccttgcttctttaaaggtgcacaaaacaacagctttgatattccggttggcgttgccaactttgtaaactgctccagtagttccaaccacagtgaggccctttgccctggcccaggccaagcttttgtttgcggcaacaacctcgcctttactgctctgcctgcaaactggacagggtcatgtgtgttagccgccctcttgccagatatagacattatttctggtgatgaccctgtccctatccctacctttgactatattGCAGGGCGGCAGAAACGAGCCGTTACACTGATTCCCCTGCTAGTAGGATTGGGTGTCTCTACAGCAGTCGCTACCGGTACAGCAGGACTCGGGGTGGCTGTTCAATCTTACACAAAACTTTCCCATCAACTTATTAACGACGTCCAAGCCTTGTCTAGCACCATCAATGACTTACAGGACCAACTAGATTCCCTAGCCGAAGTAGtcctacaaaacagaagaggcttagacctactcactgcagaacagggaggtatctgtttggctctacaggaacgttgctgcttttatgccaacaagtcaggaattgtccgagataaaataaaaaatctacaagaagacCTCGAACGAAGACGCAAGGCACTTGCAGATaatcccttcctcaccggcctcaatggacttctcccttacctcctccccttccttggacccttattcgctatcatcctgttcttctcttttgcccCTTGGATCCTAAGACGAGTAACAGTGCTAATCAGGAATCAGCTTAATTCCCTACTGGGAAAGCCCatacaaatccactatcaccaactagcaacgcgtgatctagaatatggcagactgtag